A genomic region of Clavibacter michiganensis subsp. insidiosus contains the following coding sequences:
- the trpS gene encoding tryptophan--tRNA ligase, whose product MTARPVLFSGMQPSADSLQIGNYIGALLQWKEMQTTHDAVFCVVDLHAITVPQEPAALRASTRRTATQYIAAGIDPAVSTLFVQSHVSAHTELAWILNTLTGFGEASRMTQFKDKSQKQGADATTLGLFAYPTLMAADILLYGTEVVPVGDDQKQHVELTRDLAKRFNSRFGDVFRIPEPMIQKDTARIYDLQDPTSKMSKSAASDAGVVWLLDEPAKTAKKIRSAVTDTGREVRFDRDEKPGVSNLLTILSAFEGTAVPALEERYAGRGYGDLKKDVAETVTGVFEPIRARTLELLDDPAELDRVLAGNAARAEERADAMLARVYDAVGLVRRAR is encoded by the coding sequence ATGACCGCACGTCCCGTCCTCTTCTCCGGCATGCAGCCGTCCGCCGACTCGCTGCAGATCGGCAACTACATCGGCGCGCTCCTCCAGTGGAAGGAGATGCAGACCACGCATGACGCCGTGTTCTGCGTCGTCGACCTGCACGCCATCACCGTGCCGCAGGAGCCCGCGGCGCTCCGCGCGAGCACCCGGCGCACCGCCACGCAGTACATCGCGGCGGGCATCGACCCGGCCGTCTCGACGCTGTTCGTGCAGTCGCACGTGTCGGCGCACACCGAGCTCGCGTGGATCCTCAACACGCTCACCGGCTTCGGCGAGGCCAGCCGCATGACCCAGTTCAAGGACAAGTCGCAGAAGCAGGGCGCCGACGCGACGACGCTCGGGCTCTTCGCGTACCCGACGCTCATGGCGGCCGACATCCTGCTCTACGGCACCGAGGTCGTGCCCGTGGGCGACGACCAGAAGCAGCACGTGGAGCTCACGCGCGACCTCGCGAAGCGCTTCAACTCGCGGTTCGGCGACGTGTTCCGGATCCCGGAGCCGATGATCCAGAAGGACACGGCCCGCATCTACGACCTGCAGGACCCGACGTCGAAGATGAGCAAGTCCGCCGCCAGCGACGCGGGCGTGGTGTGGCTGCTGGACGAGCCCGCGAAGACGGCGAAGAAGATCCGCTCCGCCGTCACCGACACGGGCCGCGAGGTGCGCTTCGACCGCGACGAGAAGCCCGGCGTCTCGAACCTCCTCACGATCCTCTCGGCCTTCGAGGGCACGGCCGTGCCGGCGCTCGAGGAGCGGTACGCGGGCCGCGGCTACGGCGACCTGAAGAAGGACGTGGCCGAGACCGTCACCGGCGTGTTCGAGCCGATCCGCGCGCGGACCCTGGAGCTCCTCGACGACCCGGCGGAGCTCGACCGCGTGCTCGCCGGCAACGCCGCGCGCGCCGAGGAGCGGGCCGACGCCATGCTCGCCCGCGTGTACGACGCCGTCGGACTGGTGCGGCGCGCCCGATGA
- a CDS encoding YihY/virulence factor BrkB family protein encodes MTAPDGRGRPASPSSSATPAEPAAPTGIPALFARVMGLKPVRVFLAYGATGGPILAAGMSYQAVFAVFAALAVGFSVAGSVLADNPALLDSLLSLIQGAVPGLFGPDGVIKDPQELLKSSAISIGIVGSIGLLVTALGWLASTRDSVRRIFELPPPTAFFLLLKVKDLGLALVFALAMVLSAALSVVSTGLLGFVFGLLQVGEDSLLAIVVGRTVGLALVLALDTAVLAGAYRILSGVRIPRPQLLQGALLGGVAMGVLKVLGTALLGGASRNPLLASFAVIIGLLIWFNLICQVILICASWIAVSMADKGIDARDLTPEQLEKERLAKLDEARRILEEEERARERERYDQSRGITRVLLGLRRRRRR; translated from the coding sequence ATGACCGCCCCCGACGGCCGCGGACGCCCCGCATCCCCCTCCTCCAGCGCGACGCCCGCGGAGCCCGCCGCGCCCACCGGCATCCCGGCCCTGTTCGCGCGCGTGATGGGGCTGAAGCCCGTGCGCGTCTTCCTCGCGTACGGCGCCACCGGCGGGCCGATCCTCGCGGCCGGCATGTCGTACCAGGCGGTCTTCGCGGTGTTCGCGGCGCTCGCGGTCGGGTTCTCGGTGGCGGGATCCGTGCTCGCGGACAACCCGGCGCTCCTCGACTCGCTCCTGAGCCTGATCCAGGGCGCGGTGCCCGGCCTCTTCGGGCCCGACGGCGTGATCAAGGACCCGCAGGAGCTGCTCAAGTCGAGCGCCATCTCCATCGGCATCGTGGGCTCCATCGGCCTCCTCGTCACCGCGCTCGGCTGGCTGGCCTCCACGCGCGACTCGGTGCGCCGCATCTTCGAGCTACCGCCGCCCACCGCGTTCTTCCTGCTCCTCAAGGTCAAGGACCTCGGGCTCGCCCTGGTCTTCGCGCTCGCCATGGTCCTCTCGGCTGCGCTCTCGGTCGTGAGCACCGGGCTCCTCGGGTTCGTGTTCGGGCTGCTGCAGGTGGGCGAGGACTCGCTCCTCGCTATCGTCGTCGGGCGCACCGTGGGGCTCGCCCTCGTGCTCGCGCTCGACACGGCCGTGCTCGCGGGCGCCTACCGGATCCTCTCGGGCGTCAGGATCCCGCGGCCGCAGCTCCTGCAGGGCGCGCTCCTCGGCGGCGTCGCCATGGGCGTGCTCAAGGTGCTCGGCACGGCGCTCCTCGGCGGCGCGAGCCGGAACCCGCTGCTCGCGTCGTTCGCGGTGATCATCGGGCTCCTGATCTGGTTCAACCTCATCTGCCAGGTCATCCTGATCTGCGCGTCGTGGATCGCCGTGAGCATGGCGGACAAGGGCATCGACGCCCGCGACCTCACCCCCGAGCAGCTCGAGAAGGAGCGGCTCGCGAAGCTCGACGAGGCCCGCCGGATCCTCGAGGAGGAGGAGCGCGCCCGGGAGCGGGAACGGTACGACCAGTCGCGCGGCATCACGCGGGTGCTGCTCGGGCTGCGTCGTCGACGCCGCCGTTAG
- a CDS encoding exodeoxyribonuclease III, giving the protein MPSNLRVASINTNGIRAAFRKGMGDWLATRDVDILAIQEVRAETSDIEGLLGPEWHVLHDAATAKGRAGVAIASRRRAEIHRVAIGEEDFDSAGRWLEADYDVDGTIVTVVSAYVHSGEVGTPKQDEKWKFLDGMERRLPEIAAHSELAVVVGDLNVGHRELDIRNWKGNVKRAGFLPRERAYLDRILGARGEEVTGVDGSTGPGLGWVDVGRQQAGEVDGPYTWWSWRGKAFDNDTGWRIDYQLATPALAEKVTGYAVDRAEAYDQRWSDHTPVVVDYAI; this is encoded by the coding sequence ATGCCCTCGAACCTCCGCGTCGCGTCCATCAACACGAACGGCATCCGGGCCGCGTTCCGCAAGGGCATGGGCGACTGGCTCGCCACGCGCGACGTCGACATCCTCGCCATCCAGGAGGTCCGCGCCGAGACGAGCGACATCGAGGGCCTCCTCGGCCCCGAGTGGCACGTGCTGCACGACGCCGCGACCGCCAAAGGCCGCGCGGGCGTGGCCATCGCGAGCCGCCGCCGCGCCGAGATCCACCGCGTCGCCATCGGCGAGGAGGACTTCGACAGCGCGGGCCGCTGGCTCGAGGCCGACTACGACGTCGACGGCACGATCGTCACGGTCGTGAGCGCCTACGTGCACTCCGGCGAGGTCGGCACCCCGAAGCAGGACGAGAAGTGGAAGTTCCTCGACGGGATGGAGCGGCGCCTGCCCGAGATCGCCGCGCACTCCGAGCTCGCCGTCGTGGTGGGCGACCTCAACGTCGGGCACCGCGAGCTCGACATCCGCAACTGGAAGGGCAACGTGAAGCGCGCCGGGTTCCTGCCGCGCGAGCGGGCCTACCTCGACCGGATCCTCGGCGCGCGCGGCGAGGAGGTCACGGGCGTCGACGGATCCACCGGCCCCGGCCTCGGCTGGGTCGACGTGGGCCGCCAGCAGGCCGGCGAGGTCGACGGCCCGTACACGTGGTGGAGCTGGCGCGGCAAGGCGTTCGACAACGACACCGGCTGGCGCATCGACTACCAGCTCGCGACCCCGGCCCTCGCCGAGAAGGTCACGGGCTACGCGGTCGACCGCGCCGAGGCGTACGACCAGCGATGGTCGGACCACACGCCCGTGGTCGTCGACTACGCGATCTGA
- the sdhA gene encoding succinate dehydrogenase flavoprotein subunit, with product MTTDTATPGSEPSASTIVDGVHYHQFDIVIVGAGGAGMRAAIEAGPQANTAVISKLYPTRSHTGAAQGGMAAALANVEEDSWEWHTFDTVKGGDYLVDQDAAEILAKEAIDAVIDLENMGLPFNRTPDGKIDQRRFGGHTADHGKSPVRRSCYAADRTGHMILQTLYQNCVKFGINFFNEFYVLDLVMAEVDGKEQPAGVVALELSTGEIHVFQSKAVIFATGGFGKIYKTTSNAHTLTGDGVGIIWRKGLPLEDMEFFQFHPTGLAGLGILLSEAARGEGAILRNSEGERFMERYAPTIKDLAPRDIVARCMATEIREGRGAGPNKDYVYLDITHLEPAVIDAKLPDITEFARTYLGVEPYTEPVPVLPTAHYAMGGIPTNIKAEVLSDNTTVVPGLYAAGECACVSVHGSNRLGTNSLLDINVFGKRAGNYAAEYVKTVDFTPLPADSADFVKGLVEGARNSNGTERISTLRRELQESMDRNAQVFRTEDTLIEVTKVIADLRERYTNIQVQDKGQRFNTDLLEAIELGFLLDLAEVVVYSAMYRKESRGGHFREDFPKRDDENYMVHTMAYLTGDAHSTDAGDHIKLSTKPVVITNYQPMERKY from the coding sequence GTGACCACTGACACCGCGACCCCCGGTTCCGAGCCCTCCGCGAGCACCATCGTGGACGGCGTCCACTACCACCAGTTCGACATCGTGATCGTGGGTGCGGGCGGCGCCGGCATGCGCGCGGCGATCGAGGCGGGACCGCAGGCGAACACGGCCGTCATCTCCAAGCTCTACCCGACGCGCTCCCACACGGGCGCAGCACAGGGCGGCATGGCCGCGGCGCTCGCGAACGTCGAGGAGGACAGCTGGGAGTGGCACACCTTCGACACCGTCAAGGGCGGCGACTACCTCGTCGACCAGGACGCGGCGGAGATCCTCGCCAAGGAGGCCATCGACGCGGTCATCGACCTCGAGAACATGGGCCTCCCCTTCAACCGCACGCCCGACGGCAAGATCGACCAGCGGCGGTTCGGCGGGCACACGGCCGACCACGGCAAGAGCCCCGTCCGCCGCTCCTGCTACGCGGCCGACCGCACGGGCCACATGATCCTGCAGACGCTGTACCAGAACTGCGTCAAGTTCGGCATCAACTTCTTCAACGAGTTCTACGTGCTCGACCTCGTGATGGCCGAGGTCGACGGCAAGGAGCAGCCCGCGGGCGTCGTGGCCCTCGAGCTGTCGACCGGCGAGATCCACGTCTTCCAGTCGAAGGCCGTCATCTTCGCCACGGGCGGCTTCGGCAAGATCTACAAGACGACCTCGAACGCGCACACGCTCACGGGCGACGGCGTCGGGATCATCTGGCGCAAGGGCCTGCCGCTCGAGGACATGGAGTTCTTCCAGTTCCACCCGACCGGGCTCGCCGGCCTCGGCATCCTCCTCTCGGAGGCCGCCCGCGGCGAGGGCGCGATCCTCCGCAACAGCGAGGGCGAGCGCTTCATGGAGCGGTACGCCCCCACCATCAAGGACCTCGCTCCCCGCGACATCGTCGCGCGCTGCATGGCGACCGAGATCCGCGAGGGCCGCGGCGCCGGCCCGAACAAGGACTACGTCTACCTCGACATCACGCACCTCGAGCCCGCCGTCATCGACGCCAAGCTCCCGGACATCACGGAGTTCGCGCGCACGTACCTCGGCGTCGAGCCCTACACGGAGCCCGTGCCCGTGCTCCCCACCGCGCACTACGCGATGGGCGGCATCCCCACGAACATCAAGGCCGAGGTGCTGTCCGACAACACCACCGTGGTGCCGGGCCTGTACGCGGCCGGCGAGTGCGCGTGCGTCTCGGTGCACGGATCCAACCGCCTGGGCACGAACTCGCTCCTCGACATCAACGTGTTCGGCAAGCGCGCGGGCAACTACGCGGCCGAGTACGTGAAGACGGTCGACTTCACGCCGCTGCCCGCCGACTCGGCCGACTTCGTGAAGGGCCTCGTCGAGGGCGCCCGGAACTCCAACGGCACCGAGCGGATCTCGACCCTGCGTCGCGAGCTGCAGGAGTCGATGGACCGCAACGCCCAGGTGTTCCGCACCGAGGACACGCTGATCGAGGTCACCAAGGTGATCGCCGACCTGCGCGAGCGGTACACGAACATCCAGGTGCAGGACAAGGGCCAGCGCTTCAACACGGACCTGCTCGAGGCCATCGAGCTCGGGTTCCTGCTCGACCTCGCGGAGGTCGTCGTCTACTCGGCGATGTACCGCAAGGAGAGCCGCGGCGGCCACTTCCGCGAGGACTTCCCGAAGCGCGACGACGAGAACTACATGGTCCACACCATGGCGTACCTCACCGGCGACGCGCACAGCACGGACGCCGGCGACCACATCAAGCTGAGCACCAAGCCCGTGGTCATCACGAACTACCAGCCGATGGAGCGGAAGTACTGA
- a CDS encoding succinate dehydrogenase hydrophobic membrane anchor subunit: MSDIAQQVSIERPRQPRQPRKQGGVNWEKWGWMYMRASGVVLVVLIFGHLYVNLINGEGIKAIDFAFVGGKLSDPFWKVWDIALLWLAVIHGANGMRTLVNDYAASPRTRTILKGALVTSTVVLLVLGTLVVFTFDPCPAGQPADLLPSFCGDL; this comes from the coding sequence ATGAGCGACATCGCACAGCAGGTGAGCATCGAGCGTCCCCGCCAGCCCCGGCAGCCGCGCAAGCAGGGCGGCGTCAACTGGGAGAAGTGGGGCTGGATGTACATGCGCGCCTCGGGCGTCGTGCTCGTCGTGCTCATCTTCGGCCACCTCTACGTCAACCTCATCAACGGCGAGGGCATCAAGGCCATCGACTTCGCGTTCGTGGGCGGCAAGCTCTCCGACCCGTTCTGGAAGGTGTGGGACATCGCGCTGCTCTGGCTCGCGGTCATCCACGGCGCCAACGGCATGCGCACACTGGTGAACGACTACGCGGCGTCGCCCCGCACCCGCACGATCCTGAAGGGCGCGCTCGTCACGTCCACGGTCGTCCTGCTGGTGCTCGGCACGCTGGTCGTCTTCACCTTCGACCCGTGCCCCGCCGGCCAGCCCGCGGACCTGCTCCCCTCCTTCTGCGGCGACCTGTAG
- a CDS encoding IS481-like element IS1122 family transposase → MSHANARLTVHGRVLLVRRVVEDRRPVSHVARELGVSRQCAHRWVNRFRSEGFEGLSDRSSRPRRVPTRTSPERERAVVEARTRLRSGPARLAPVTGVPARTISRVLRRHGAPPLAWLDPVTGAVIRASRSTANRYEHEHPGDLIHVDVKKLGRIPDGGGWRAHGRSEQVRGRGIGFDYVHAVVDDHTRLAYAEIHPDEKGVTAAGFLTRAAAYFAEHGITRIERVLTDNAFAYRHSAAFQNAVTQLGARQKFIRPHCPWQNGKVERFNRTLATEWAYRQPFTSNQARTDALDPWIQHYNTERIHSSHGLTPAARVSPT, encoded by the coding sequence ATGTCCCACGCTAATGCTCGTCTGACGGTTCACGGGAGGGTTCTCCTCGTGCGGCGGGTGGTCGAGGATCGTCGGCCGGTCTCGCATGTCGCGCGCGAACTCGGTGTGTCGCGTCAGTGCGCGCATCGGTGGGTGAATCGGTTCCGGTCCGAGGGTTTCGAAGGCTTGTCGGACCGGTCCTCGAGGCCGAGACGGGTGCCGACGAGGACGAGCCCGGAACGAGAACGAGCCGTCGTGGAAGCGAGGACCCGATTGCGATCAGGTCCTGCCCGGTTGGCGCCGGTGACCGGTGTTCCAGCCCGCACGATCTCCCGCGTCCTGCGGCGGCACGGGGCACCGCCGTTGGCATGGTTGGACCCCGTCACCGGGGCCGTGATCCGGGCATCCCGGTCGACGGCAAACCGGTACGAGCATGAGCATCCCGGCGACCTGATCCACGTCGACGTGAAGAAGCTCGGCCGGATCCCGGACGGCGGCGGCTGGCGGGCGCATGGCCGCAGCGAACAGGTTCGTGGTCGTGGGATCGGGTTCGATTACGTCCACGCCGTGGTCGATGACCACACCCGCCTCGCCTACGCGGAGATCCACCCGGACGAGAAGGGCGTGACCGCGGCAGGGTTCCTGACCCGGGCCGCGGCGTACTTCGCCGAGCACGGCATCACCCGCATCGAACGGGTCCTGACGGACAACGCGTTCGCCTACCGGCACTCGGCCGCGTTCCAGAACGCGGTCACGCAGCTCGGTGCGAGGCAGAAGTTCATCCGCCCGCACTGCCCCTGGCAGAACGGCAAGGTCGAACGCTTCAACCGCACCCTCGCGACCGAGTGGGCCTACCGGCAACCCTTCACCAGCAACCAAGCCAGAACCGACGCCCTTGATCCGTGGATCCAGCACTACAACACTGAACGAATCCACTCGAGCCACGGGCTGACGCCCGCGGCCCGAGTGTCACCAACGTGA
- a CDS encoding glycosyltransferase family 4 protein: MRVAVVSESFLPTVNGVTTSVCRVLEHLRDRGHQAIVIAPDAGAPSEFAGFPVHGVPAFAYRQFPVGIPSPQVLRLLTDFAPDVLHAASPLFLGAQAIAAATRIDTPSVAIFQTDVAGYARRNRLAATAPYVWRLVRWIHQGADLTLAPSSAAAADLAAAGVERVARWGRGVDLDRYHPRNRAMEDAVALRHRVAPGGETVVGYVGRIAPEKQLERLQALRGIRGVRFLIAGDGPSQASARRALAGMPVTWLGRVGGRELAAAYAAMDVFVHTGTEETFGQTVQEAHASGLPVVAPHAGGPIDLVDHGTDGFLFDPASPRDAHLRRLVDELVGSEPMRLRMGEAGRRAVLGRSWATIGDELIGHYGRAVSARRSALQATDPAGAGPVPVVA, translated from the coding sequence ATGCGCGTAGCCGTCGTCAGCGAGAGCTTCCTCCCCACCGTCAACGGCGTCACCACGAGCGTCTGCCGGGTGCTCGAGCACCTGCGGGACCGCGGGCACCAGGCCATCGTGATCGCCCCGGACGCCGGCGCCCCGTCCGAGTTCGCGGGCTTCCCCGTCCATGGCGTGCCCGCCTTCGCCTACCGCCAGTTCCCCGTCGGGATCCCCAGCCCCCAGGTGCTGCGCCTCCTCACCGACTTCGCGCCGGACGTGCTGCACGCCGCGTCCCCCCTCTTCCTGGGCGCGCAGGCCATCGCGGCCGCGACGCGCATCGACACGCCCTCCGTCGCCATCTTCCAGACGGACGTCGCGGGCTACGCGCGCCGCAACCGGCTGGCCGCCACCGCGCCGTACGTGTGGCGGCTCGTGCGCTGGATCCACCAGGGCGCCGACCTGACCCTCGCGCCCTCGAGCGCCGCGGCCGCCGACCTCGCCGCGGCGGGCGTCGAGCGCGTCGCCCGCTGGGGCCGCGGCGTCGACCTCGACCGCTACCACCCGCGCAACCGGGCCATGGAGGACGCGGTGGCGCTGCGGCACCGCGTCGCGCCAGGCGGCGAGACGGTCGTCGGCTACGTGGGCCGCATCGCCCCCGAGAAGCAGCTCGAGCGCCTCCAGGCCCTCCGCGGGATCCGCGGCGTGCGCTTCCTCATCGCCGGAGACGGCCCGAGCCAGGCCTCCGCCCGACGTGCGCTGGCGGGCATGCCCGTCACCTGGCTCGGCCGCGTGGGCGGTCGCGAGCTCGCGGCCGCGTACGCCGCCATGGACGTGTTCGTGCACACCGGCACGGAGGAGACGTTCGGCCAGACCGTGCAGGAGGCGCACGCGTCCGGCCTCCCGGTGGTCGCGCCGCACGCCGGCGGCCCGATCGACCTGGTCGACCACGGGACGGACGGGTTCCTCTTCGACCCCGCCTCGCCCCGGGACGCGCACCTGCGACGGCTCGTCGACGAGCTCGTCGGGAGCGAGCCCATGCGGCTGCGGATGGGCGAGGCCGGCCGCCGCGCGGTCCTCGGCCGCTCCTGGGCCACGATCGGCGACGAGCTCATCGGGCACTACGGCCGTGCCGTCTCAGCCCGCCGGTCGGCGCTCCAGGCGACCGACCCCGCGGGCGCCGGGCCCGTCCCCGTCGTCGCCTGA
- the sdhC gene encoding succinate dehydrogenase, cytochrome b556 subunit — MSIKTAGTREPHIARAPKVPAGTLYRGREGMWSWVLHRITGVSIFFFLLVHVLDTSLIRVSPEAYNAVIGTYKNPIMGIGEVALVGAIGFHALNGLRIILIDFWRFGAKHQRLMFYVVIGLWVVLMAGFVPRHLINVFSEAGWI; from the coding sequence GTGTCCATCAAGACGGCAGGAACCCGCGAACCGCACATCGCTCGCGCACCGAAGGTCCCCGCGGGGACGCTGTACCGGGGCCGCGAGGGCATGTGGTCATGGGTGCTGCACCGCATCACCGGCGTGTCCATCTTCTTCTTCCTCCTGGTGCACGTGCTCGACACGAGCCTCATCCGCGTCAGCCCCGAGGCCTACAACGCGGTCATCGGCACCTACAAGAACCCCATCATGGGCATCGGCGAGGTCGCCCTCGTCGGCGCCATCGGGTTCCACGCGCTCAACGGGCTGCGGATCATCCTCATCGACTTCTGGCGATTCGGCGCCAAGCACCAGCGCCTCATGTTCTACGTGGTCATCGGGCTGTGGGTCGTTCTCATGGCCGGCTTCGTGCCGCGCCACCTCATCAACGTGTTCAGCGAAGCGGGATGGATCTGA
- the ptsP gene encoding phosphoenolpyruvate--protein phosphotransferase, whose amino-acid sequence MRITGIGVGHGVATGPVIRMPDPLPEPGTEPFAGDAEAEVARVADALAATADDLAERGARAGGDAKDVLDAQSLIARDPALLDSVGRLVGQGRSGERAVFEAFATFQELLTGMGGYMAERAADLADVAQRVIARLRGVPAPGIPTADAPFVLVARDLAPADTALLELDRVLALVTTDGGPTSHTAILARSRSIPAIVGATGAAELAEGTEVVVDAAAGLVIADPSDAEREDALRRIRAREEALAAPITDGALADGTPVPLLANLGSPAEAARAVELGAEGVGLFRTEFLFLDAAEAPSVAAQTAQYTALLEAFPGRKVVVRALDAGADKPLAFLTDADEENPALGLRGLRALRANERILRDQLTALAAADAATDADLWVMAPMVADAEETAYFVELGRELGLRTVGVMAEVPSLALLADQVVEVADFVSVGTNDLTQYTMAADRLLGSVASYQDPWHPAVLRLVRTLGDAGRASGTPVGICGEAAADPLLAVVLVGLGATTLSMTPAALADVRLELSHRTIDDARAAAAAVVGARTAAEARAAAERILAER is encoded by the coding sequence GTGCGCATCACCGGCATCGGAGTAGGACACGGAGTGGCCACCGGCCCCGTCATACGGATGCCCGACCCGCTGCCCGAGCCCGGCACGGAGCCCTTCGCGGGCGACGCGGAGGCCGAGGTCGCGCGCGTCGCCGACGCCCTCGCCGCCACCGCGGACGACCTCGCCGAGCGCGGCGCCCGTGCCGGCGGCGACGCGAAGGACGTGCTCGACGCCCAGTCGCTCATTGCCCGCGACCCCGCGCTCCTCGACTCGGTCGGCCGCCTCGTCGGCCAGGGCCGTTCGGGGGAGCGCGCCGTGTTCGAGGCGTTCGCCACCTTCCAGGAGCTGCTCACGGGCATGGGCGGCTACATGGCCGAGCGCGCGGCGGACCTCGCGGACGTCGCCCAGCGCGTCATCGCCCGGCTCCGCGGCGTGCCCGCGCCCGGCATCCCCACGGCCGACGCGCCTTTCGTCCTCGTCGCCCGCGACCTCGCCCCGGCCGACACCGCGCTCCTCGAGCTCGACCGGGTGCTCGCCCTCGTCACCACCGACGGCGGCCCCACCAGCCACACCGCGATCCTCGCCCGCAGCCGCTCCATCCCCGCCATCGTCGGCGCGACGGGCGCGGCCGAGCTCGCGGAGGGCACCGAGGTCGTCGTCGACGCCGCCGCCGGCCTCGTCATCGCGGACCCGTCCGACGCCGAGCGCGAGGACGCCCTCCGCCGGATCCGCGCCCGCGAGGAGGCGCTCGCCGCCCCCATCACCGACGGCGCGCTGGCCGACGGCACGCCCGTGCCGCTCCTCGCCAACCTCGGATCCCCGGCGGAGGCCGCGCGCGCGGTCGAGCTCGGCGCCGAGGGCGTCGGCCTCTTCCGCACCGAGTTCCTCTTCCTCGACGCCGCCGAGGCGCCGTCCGTCGCCGCCCAGACCGCGCAGTACACCGCGCTCCTCGAGGCGTTCCCGGGCCGCAAGGTCGTCGTCCGCGCGCTCGACGCCGGCGCGGACAAGCCGCTCGCCTTCCTCACCGACGCCGACGAGGAGAACCCCGCGCTGGGCCTCCGCGGGCTCCGCGCGCTGCGGGCGAACGAGCGGATCCTCCGCGACCAGCTCACCGCCCTCGCCGCGGCTGACGCGGCCACCGACGCCGACCTGTGGGTCATGGCGCCCATGGTCGCCGACGCCGAGGAGACCGCGTACTTCGTGGAGCTCGGCCGTGAGCTGGGCCTCCGCACGGTCGGCGTCATGGCCGAGGTGCCGTCGCTCGCGCTCCTCGCCGACCAGGTCGTCGAGGTCGCCGACTTCGTGAGCGTCGGCACGAACGACCTCACCCAGTACACGATGGCGGCGGACCGCCTGCTCGGCTCGGTCGCGTCCTACCAGGACCCGTGGCACCCGGCTGTCCTCCGCCTCGTGCGGACCCTCGGCGACGCGGGCCGCGCGTCGGGCACGCCCGTCGGCATCTGCGGCGAGGCGGCGGCGGATCCGCTCCTCGCGGTCGTCCTCGTCGGCCTCGGCGCCACGACCCTCTCGATGACCCCGGCCGCGCTCGCCGATGTCCGCCTGGAGCTGTCGCACCGCACGATCGACGACGCGCGCGCGGCCGCCGCTGCCGTCGTCGGCGCTCGCACCGCGGCCGAGGCGCGCGCGGCCGCCGAGCGCATCCTCGCCGAGCGCTAG
- a CDS encoding succinate dehydrogenase iron-sulfur subunit: MSTATLDAPPAGEASAIPTFTVTLIIRRFIPGQDAEPRWEDFDVEVYPTDRILDALHKIKWEQDGSLTFRRSCAHGVCGSDAMRINGRNRLACKTLIKDLDIDQPIYVEAIKGLPLEKDLVVDMEPFFESFRDVQPFLISNTKPEKGKERIQSAAERARFDDTTKCILCAACTSSCPVFWTDGQYFGPAAIVNAHRFIFDSRDESNVRLDILNDKEGVWRCRTTFNCSEACPRGIQVTQAIAEVKQAIMRGKA, translated from the coding sequence GTGAGCACCGCAACCCTGGACGCACCCCCCGCGGGAGAGGCCTCGGCCATCCCCACCTTCACGGTGACCCTGATCATCCGCCGCTTCATCCCCGGCCAGGACGCCGAGCCGAGGTGGGAGGACTTCGACGTCGAGGTGTACCCGACCGACCGCATCCTCGACGCGCTGCACAAGATCAAGTGGGAGCAGGACGGGTCGCTGACCTTCCGCCGCTCCTGCGCGCACGGCGTGTGCGGATCCGACGCGATGCGCATCAACGGCCGCAACCGCCTGGCGTGCAAGACGCTGATCAAGGACCTCGACATCGACCAGCCCATCTACGTGGAGGCCATCAAGGGCCTGCCGCTGGAGAAGGACCTGGTCGTCGACATGGAGCCGTTCTTCGAGTCGTTCCGCGACGTGCAGCCGTTCCTCATCTCGAACACGAAGCCGGAGAAGGGCAAGGAGCGGATCCAGTCCGCGGCCGAGCGCGCCCGCTTCGACGACACCACCAAGTGCATCCTCTGCGCCGCGTGCACGTCGTCCTGCCCCGTGTTCTGGACGGACGGCCAGTACTTCGGCCCCGCCGCCATCGTCAACGCGCACCGCTTCATCTTCGACTCGCGCGACGAGTCGAACGTGCGCCTCGACATCCTCAACGACAAGGAGGGCGTGTGGCGCTGCCGCACGACCTTCAACTGCTCCGAGGCGTGCCCCCGTGGCATCCAGGTGACGCAGGCGATCGCCGAGGTCAAGCAGGCGATCATGCGCGGCAAGGCGTAG